The Paenibacillus sp. FSL R7-0204 genome includes a region encoding these proteins:
- a CDS encoding RNA polymerase sigma factor, which produces MMTDKQLVEGCKSGQQEHLELLIVRYRDDLYRFCRHLTLNRQDAEDLFQEVWVRVLRKLEKYDAERPFKPWLFQVAFNMYRDHYRKWKSMYALWTWLSSDSEFIHIRDPAPLAEEDLLRHEEHRFLEECLRSLPKRYLAPLVLYYYEEFSYEGIAEVLGVPLGTVKSRLNHGKKLLHKLMKEMN; this is translated from the coding sequence ATGATGACCGACAAACAGCTCGTTGAAGGATGCAAGTCCGGTCAACAAGAGCATCTTGAGCTTCTCATTGTCAGGTATAGGGATGATTTATACCGGTTCTGCCGCCATCTTACCTTGAACCGGCAGGATGCGGAGGATTTGTTCCAGGAGGTATGGGTACGTGTGCTCCGCAAGCTGGAGAAGTATGATGCGGAGCGTCCCTTTAAGCCTTGGCTGTTCCAGGTGGCATTCAACATGTACCGTGACCACTACCGGAAGTGGAAAAGCATGTATGCCCTTTGGACCTGGTTGTCCTCGGATTCGGAGTTTATTCATATTAGAGACCCGGCTCCACTGGCAGAAGAGGATCTGCTGCGGCATGAGGAGCACCGGTTCCTGGAGGAATGCCTGCGGAGTCTGCCCAAACGTTACCTTGCCCCTCTCGTGCTGTATTACTATGAGGAGTTCAGCTATGAGGGCATAGCGGAGGTGCTGGGAGTTCCCCTCGGAACTGTCAAATCCCGATTGAATCATGGTAAGAAGCTGCTGCACAAGCTAATGAAGGAGATGAACTAA